The proteins below come from a single Vidua chalybeata isolate OUT-0048 chromosome 1, bVidCha1 merged haplotype, whole genome shotgun sequence genomic window:
- the ACKR2 gene encoding atypical chemokine receptor 2 isoform X1, protein MSLGCCCDQLWFPLEGLQSQLRVNFLQNTTQKRNFEKLIPRQVFLWHFPMADPCSPTALSEVLCSTCQSAEMKTFQCTQTHFFFSFQLPGTAWNGYLSNFSHGTTAGSHWSNTTSGVTATTTGTWLDAANSSEYPYEYLDEEDYGLYGLCTKEEVLSFSRVFLPSFYTVIFLVGMAGNALLFAVLLMYIKKKKKMTELYLLNLVVSDFFLLLTLPLWALYISQWVTWDILCPFLNAMYTLNFYSGIFFVSCMSLDMYLQIVHTWSPHSSMVWKNSILVLLVMWILSIALSIPDGLFTSTRQIHNKTVMCTQDYGQEHLLWKVVFRVIQNILGFLFPFFFMTFCYSRIACVLNTSQIPGSRRALCLVLTLVGVFFVLWCPYNVVLILHSLQDVGVIRSCESSRKLDYALQITESLSFVHCCLNPLLYAFVKKRFRAYLWKIPQAIFRRGAFFSIQDSQTSPSCSRYAAEIEMLSITNAS, encoded by the exons ATGAGTCTCGGGTGTTGCTGTGATCAGCTTTGGTTTCCTCTCGAGGGCCTGCAGTCACAGCTGAGGGTGAATTTCCTCCAAAATAcgacacagaaaagaaattttgaaaagctCATTCCCAGACAAGTCTTTTTGTGGCACTTTCCCATGGCAGATCCCTGCTCTCCCACTGCTCTGTCTGAAGTGCTCTGCAGCACTTGCCAAagtgctgaaatgaaaacatttcagtgcaCTCAaacccattttttcttttcttttcagctgcCTGGAACTGCCTGGAATGGGTATTTAAGCAATTTCAGTCATGGGACCACAGCAG GCAGCCACTGGTCAAACACAACCTCAGGAGTGACAGCAACAACCACAGGCACGTGGCTGGATGCTGCCAATTCGAGTGAGTACCCGTACGAGTACCTGGATGAGGAGGATTATGGGCTCTATGGCCTCTGcaccaaggaggaggtgctgtcCTTCAGCAGGGTGTTCTTGCCATCATTTTACACCGTGATCTTCCTGGTCGGAATGGCTGGGAATGCCCTCCTGTTTGCTGTCCTCCTCATGTACatcaagaagaagaagaagatgacTGAGCTGTATCTGCTGAACCTGGTGGTTTCAGACTTCTTCCTGCTACTGACCCTTCCTCTCTGGGCTCTGTATATTTCTCAGTGGGTCACCTGGGACATCTTGTGCCCATTCTTAAATGCCATGTACACTCTGAACTTCTACAGTGGCATCTTCTTTGTGAGCTGCATGAGCCTGGACATGTATCTGCAGATAGTTCACACTTGGTCTCCTCACAGCTCCATGGTGTGGAAGAATTCCATCCTCGTCTTGTTGGTGATGTGGATCCTTTCCATAGCTCTCTCCATTCCTGATGGCCTCTTCACCAGCACAAGGCAAATTCACAACAAAACCGTCATGTGCACCCAGGATTATGGCCAGGAGCATTTATTATGGAAAGTTGTCTTTCGGGTGATTCAAAACATCCTGGgattccttttccccttcttcttcaTGACCTTCTGCTACTCCCGCATCGCGTGTGTGCTCAACACCTCACAGATAcctggctccaggagagctctcTGCTTAGTCCTTACTCTGGTGGGAGTCTTCTTTGTGCTGTGGTGTCCTTACAACGTTGTGCTCATCCTCCATTCCCTGCAGGATGTCGGTGTGATCAGGAGCTGTGAAAGCAGTAGGAAACTGGACTATGCCCTGCAGATCACAGAGAGCTTGTCCTTTGTCCACTGCTGTCTCAACCCCTTGCTCTATGCTTTTGTGAAGAAGCGGTTCAGGGCATATTTGTGGAAGATCCCTCAGGCCATTTTCAGGAGAGGCGCTTTCTTTTCCATCCAGGACTCCCAGACGAGCCCATCTTGCAGCAGATACGCAGCTGAGATAGAAATGTTGAGCATCACAAATGCatcataa
- the ACKR2 gene encoding atypical chemokine receptor 2 isoform X2, giving the protein MERGEETPLPGTAWNGYLSNFSHGTTAGSHWSNTTSGVTATTTGTWLDAANSSEYPYEYLDEEDYGLYGLCTKEEVLSFSRVFLPSFYTVIFLVGMAGNALLFAVLLMYIKKKKKMTELYLLNLVVSDFFLLLTLPLWALYISQWVTWDILCPFLNAMYTLNFYSGIFFVSCMSLDMYLQIVHTWSPHSSMVWKNSILVLLVMWILSIALSIPDGLFTSTRQIHNKTVMCTQDYGQEHLLWKVVFRVIQNILGFLFPFFFMTFCYSRIACVLNTSQIPGSRRALCLVLTLVGVFFVLWCPYNVVLILHSLQDVGVIRSCESSRKLDYALQITESLSFVHCCLNPLLYAFVKKRFRAYLWKIPQAIFRRGAFFSIQDSQTSPSCSRYAAEIEMLSITNAS; this is encoded by the exons AtggaaagaggagaagaaacTCCT ctgcCTGGAACTGCCTGGAATGGGTATTTAAGCAATTTCAGTCATGGGACCACAGCAG GCAGCCACTGGTCAAACACAACCTCAGGAGTGACAGCAACAACCACAGGCACGTGGCTGGATGCTGCCAATTCGAGTGAGTACCCGTACGAGTACCTGGATGAGGAGGATTATGGGCTCTATGGCCTCTGcaccaaggaggaggtgctgtcCTTCAGCAGGGTGTTCTTGCCATCATTTTACACCGTGATCTTCCTGGTCGGAATGGCTGGGAATGCCCTCCTGTTTGCTGTCCTCCTCATGTACatcaagaagaagaagaagatgacTGAGCTGTATCTGCTGAACCTGGTGGTTTCAGACTTCTTCCTGCTACTGACCCTTCCTCTCTGGGCTCTGTATATTTCTCAGTGGGTCACCTGGGACATCTTGTGCCCATTCTTAAATGCCATGTACACTCTGAACTTCTACAGTGGCATCTTCTTTGTGAGCTGCATGAGCCTGGACATGTATCTGCAGATAGTTCACACTTGGTCTCCTCACAGCTCCATGGTGTGGAAGAATTCCATCCTCGTCTTGTTGGTGATGTGGATCCTTTCCATAGCTCTCTCCATTCCTGATGGCCTCTTCACCAGCACAAGGCAAATTCACAACAAAACCGTCATGTGCACCCAGGATTATGGCCAGGAGCATTTATTATGGAAAGTTGTCTTTCGGGTGATTCAAAACATCCTGGgattccttttccccttcttcttcaTGACCTTCTGCTACTCCCGCATCGCGTGTGTGCTCAACACCTCACAGATAcctggctccaggagagctctcTGCTTAGTCCTTACTCTGGTGGGAGTCTTCTTTGTGCTGTGGTGTCCTTACAACGTTGTGCTCATCCTCCATTCCCTGCAGGATGTCGGTGTGATCAGGAGCTGTGAAAGCAGTAGGAAACTGGACTATGCCCTGCAGATCACAGAGAGCTTGTCCTTTGTCCACTGCTGTCTCAACCCCTTGCTCTATGCTTTTGTGAAGAAGCGGTTCAGGGCATATTTGTGGAAGATCCCTCAGGCCATTTTCAGGAGAGGCGCTTTCTTTTCCATCCAGGACTCCCAGACGAGCCCATCTTGCAGCAGATACGCAGCTGAGATAGAAATGTTGAGCATCACAAATGCatcataa